The Arachis hypogaea cultivar Tifrunner chromosome 19, arahy.Tifrunner.gnm2.J5K5, whole genome shotgun sequence genome has a window encoding:
- the LOC112778344 gene encoding uncharacterized protein: MLLKGYVFGQYKTKDILLKNRPERIPRDQWIGLVSYWFSDKAKKRTQANRINKAKQKMPHTGGSKNIATLMDKQAKDGIEPLRAEIFLKIHKRRKDGRPLDEESAKAVELIEENWNNGELSNEESNNGVAWEGDVYSQVLGSDRSGYVRGLGLGPTPLLWGNKSSYGKFASDAFANEVAQKLQQEIKVLKEKHEEEMKLMKENQNKMLAELSFMRQVLCKLVSSGSSMTQDFNENSFMQVPDANSGHELAPSNT, from the exons ATGTTACTTAAAGGGTATGTATTTGGGCAATACAAAACCAAAGATATTTTATTGAAGAATAGACCAGAACGAATCCCAAGAGATCAATGGATTGGTCTTGTCTCATATTGGTTCTCTGATAAAGCAAAG AAACGTACTCAAGCAAATAGGAttaataaagcaaagcaaaaaatGCCTCACACGGGAGGATCCAAAAACATTGCAACATTGATGGATAAACAG GCCAAGGATGGAATCGAACCTTTACGAGCAGagatttttctcaaaattcatAAAAGGCGTAAGGATGGTAGACCATTGGATGAGGAGTCTGCAAAAGCAGTG GAACTAATTGAAGAGAATTGGAATAATGGCGAGCTATCTAATGAAGAATCTAATAATGGTGTTGCTTGGGAAGGAGATGTTTATTCTCAAGTATTGGGAAGTGATAGAAGTGGTTACGTACGTGgtttaggacttggtccaacaccTTTATTGTGGGGTAATAAATCATCTTATGGTAAATTTGCTTCAGATGCTTTTGCTAATGAGGTTGCTCAAAAATTACAACAAGAAATAAAGGTGCTAAAGGAGAAacatgaagaagaaatgaagttgatgaaagaaaatcaaaataaaatgttGGCTGAATTGTCTTttatgagacaagttttgtgTAAGCTTGTTTCATCAGGTTCATCTATGACTCAAGATTTCAATGAAAATTCTTTTATGcag GTTCCTGATGCTAATAGTGGTCATGAGTTAGCACCATCCAACACTTGA